One bacterium DNA segment encodes these proteins:
- a CDS encoding cytidylate kinase-like family protein has protein sequence MPVITISSQYGAGGPKLGRELAKRLGIDYLDKEIIHKVALEVNVPDSEVEEYEPEHHSKYKSFFSTIFDLDALRKKAKTLEEAQEESHFDEREEIPYQFHVDGWIDSEIYKQMIVKIVSALGTRRNVVIAGRGGQHILKDNPRTLHIRLVADFDDRVAWVAKKRSITIDEAEEYVSTLDARSRDYLRFYFDCDPDQATQYDIVLNTSRVPPEKCLEIVEDLARRLM, from the coding sequence ATGCCAGTCATCACGATTTCGAGCCAGTACGGCGCAGGCGGCCCCAAACTTGGACGCGAGCTCGCCAAAAGATTGGGTATCGACTACCTCGACAAAGAGATAATCCACAAGGTTGCTCTCGAGGTCAACGTCCCCGACTCGGAGGTCGAGGAATACGAGCCCGAGCACCACTCGAAGTACAAGAGTTTTTTCTCCACCATCTTCGATCTCGACGCCCTCCGCAAGAAGGCGAAAACGCTCGAAGAGGCGCAGGAAGAGAGCCATTTCGACGAAAGGGAGGAAATTCCCTACCAGTTCCACGTCGATGGCTGGATCGACAGCGAAATCTACAAGCAGATGATAGTCAAGATCGTTTCCGCCCTCGGCACCCGCAGAAACGTGGTCATCGCGGGGCGCGGCGGCCAGCATATCCTCAAGGACAACCCCAGAACCCTCCACATACGCCTCGTGGCCGATTTTGACGACCGCGTGGCCTGGGTGGCCAAGAAGCGCTCAATCACCATCGACGAGGCCGAGGAGTACGTCTCCACCCTCGACGCCCGCAGCAGGGATTACCTCCGCTTCTACTTCGACTGCGACCCCGATCAGGCCACCCAGTACGACATAGTCCTCAACACCTCCAGGGTCCCGCCGGAAAAGTGCCTCGAAATCGTCGAGGATCTCGCGCGCCGCCTGATGTAG
- a CDS encoding Appr-1-p processing protein: MIKIVSGNLLGAEAEAVVNTVNCVGIMGKGIALQFKQTYPENFTAYERACKAQKVVPGKMFVFSTGRLVNPKYIINFPTKRHWKGKSKIEDIKRGLVALVEEVKTRSIRSIAIPPLGCGLGGLEWSEVKPLIENAFSNLDEVQVLLFAPGDAPKPDEIKINTKDPGMTRSRALFIKLIERYCAPGYQLTLLEIQKLAYFLQEGGEPLRLRFAKMKYGPYADNLNHVLQRLEGHYIRGYGDRSRKAQIHLLPDAVKIADAELAGDSTGTEHLDRVAALIEGFETPYGMELLSTVHWVCHESPSIASDLDKVRASIAAWNERKQNLFTPKHIQVALRRLHDVGWIESSQTVQVQDC; this comes from the coding sequence ATGATCAAAATCGTAAGCGGAAATTTGCTGGGGGCTGAAGCCGAAGCCGTTGTCAATACAGTTAACTGTGTTGGAATCATGGGCAAAGGGATAGCTCTGCAATTTAAACAGACCTATCCCGAGAATTTCACTGCATATGAACGTGCTTGTAAAGCCCAGAAGGTGGTTCCCGGCAAGATGTTTGTGTTCTCAACTGGTCGGCTGGTAAACCCAAAATATATCATAAACTTCCCTACCAAGCGTCACTGGAAGGGCAAATCAAAAATAGAGGACATAAAAAGAGGGCTGGTTGCCCTTGTTGAAGAGGTCAAAACACGGTCCATTCGGTCGATAGCGATCCCACCTCTTGGTTGCGGACTTGGAGGTCTCGAATGGAGTGAGGTTAAACCGCTCATCGAAAACGCTTTCAGCAACCTTGATGAAGTTCAAGTCCTGCTGTTCGCACCCGGTGACGCCCCAAAACCCGACGAGATCAAGATAAACACGAAAGACCCCGGCATGACCAGATCACGGGCGCTTTTTATCAAACTCATAGAGCGCTATTGTGCTCCTGGCTATCAACTAACCCTACTTGAGATTCAAAAGCTGGCCTATTTCCTGCAAGAGGGAGGTGAGCCTCTTCGTCTACGTTTCGCCAAGATGAAGTATGGCCCCTATGCCGACAATTTGAATCACGTCTTGCAACGACTCGAAGGGCACTACATTCGAGGTTATGGCGATAGAAGCCGCAAGGCGCAAATCCATCTGCTCCCAGATGCTGTGAAGATTGCTGATGCAGAGTTGGCTGGTGACTCAACCGGAACAGAGCATCTTGACCGTGTTGCCGCTTTGATCGAAGGTTTTGAGACACCTTACGGTATGGAATTACTATCCACTGTTCACTGGGTTTGCCACGAGAGCCCTTCTATAGCCTCTGATTTGGATAAAGTGCGTGCCAGTATTGCGGCTTGGAACGAACGAAAGCAGAACCTTTTCACTCCCAAGCATATTCAAGTGGCTCTGCGTCGTCTGCACGATGTGGGTTGGATTGAATCTAGCCAAACAGTGCAAGTTCAAGATTGTTAA
- a CDS encoding UTP--glucose-1-phosphate uridylyltransferase — translation MSALDELLDRVLRRYLSAGLTRREAEVFLGAYARYLSGESAGVEWGKIGVPEAGDLASLHEIEEAGYEEKGRRRMEEVAWVVLNGGLGTSMRMTRAKSLLEVKEGLTFLDLIALHVLSIRKEYKADIPLVFMNSFATHEDTVRALSRYPLSVKTKGGEELPLDFLQNRYPRIREDNKDFFKDPCDPAGWAPPGHGDIYESLNISGTLKKLLDAGKEWLFVSNADNLGASPSPSILGFIAERKIPFALEVTQRTFVDVKGGTVVRHGGVLELLEIAQVDSAHAEEFQDIERFPVFNTNNLWINLKCLSARLENGGLTLPLIVNRKVVEGVPVVQLETAMGAAIGSFPGAAAIVVPRKRFAPVKTTSDFLARRSDLYLPGKHSPLEISNLKKNKTGFITVDLDPEFFGGVDDLDQRIPHPVSLVDADCFVVRGDVRLGRSVVVRGPVKIDNVGKPPLVIPDGTVLEGRCCEG, via the coding sequence TTGTCTGCCTTGGATGAACTTCTCGACCGCGTGCTGAGGCGCTATCTTTCGGCTGGTCTGACCCGCCGCGAAGCCGAGGTTTTTCTCGGAGCCTACGCGCGTTACCTCTCCGGCGAGAGCGCCGGGGTGGAGTGGGGGAAGATAGGCGTGCCCGAAGCCGGCGACCTTGCCTCTTTACACGAAATCGAGGAAGCTGGCTACGAAGAAAAAGGCAGGCGGCGGATGGAAGAAGTCGCCTGGGTGGTTCTGAACGGGGGGCTGGGGACCTCCATGCGCATGACCCGCGCCAAGAGCCTTCTCGAAGTGAAGGAGGGGCTTACTTTTCTCGACCTTATCGCCCTCCACGTTCTTTCCATCCGAAAGGAATACAAGGCGGACATTCCCCTCGTCTTCATGAATTCCTTCGCCACCCACGAAGACACCGTCAGGGCGCTTTCCAGGTACCCCCTTTCGGTAAAAACAAAAGGCGGGGAGGAACTCCCCCTCGATTTTCTCCAGAACCGCTACCCCCGCATACGCGAAGACAACAAGGACTTTTTCAAAGACCCCTGCGACCCCGCCGGGTGGGCCCCCCCCGGCCACGGCGACATCTACGAATCCCTGAATATCTCAGGAACCCTGAAAAAGTTGCTCGACGCCGGCAAGGAGTGGCTTTTCGTCTCGAACGCCGACAACCTCGGGGCCTCTCCCTCCCCCTCGATTCTCGGCTTTATCGCGGAACGTAAAATTCCCTTCGCCCTCGAAGTGACGCAGCGGACCTTTGTTGACGTAAAGGGGGGAACGGTGGTCAGGCATGGCGGCGTCCTTGAGCTTCTTGAGATAGCGCAGGTCGACTCGGCCCACGCCGAAGAATTTCAGGATATCGAAAGATTCCCGGTTTTCAATACGAACAACCTCTGGATAAACCTCAAATGCCTTAGCGCCCGGCTCGAAAACGGCGGGCTCACCCTTCCGCTCATCGTCAACCGCAAGGTTGTCGAAGGCGTCCCGGTCGTGCAGCTTGAGACGGCAATGGGGGCGGCGATAGGCAGCTTTCCCGGCGCGGCCGCGATAGTCGTGCCGCGGAAGCGCTTCGCTCCGGTCAAGACCACCAGCGATTTTCTGGCGCGCCGAAGCGATCTCTACCTGCCCGGCAAGCATTCCCCTCTTGAGATATCGAATCTCAAGAAAAACAAGACAGGCTTCATAACCGTGGACCTCGACCCGGAGTTCTTCGGCGGGGTGGACGACCTCGACCAGCGCATTCCGCATCCTGTCAGCCTGGTTGACGCGGATTGCTTCGTGGTGCGCGGAGATGTCCGCCTGGGCAGATCCGTGGTGGTGCGCGGCCCGGTGAAAATAGACAACGTCGGAAAACCTCCCCTCGTAATTCCTGACGGAACCGTTCTGGAGGGCAGATGCTGCGAAGGATAG
- a CDS encoding 2-C-methyl-D-erythritol 2,4-cyclodiphosphate synthase, whose product MADSNFRTPGLSIGHGYDAHRLVEGRPLILGGVTFEHPLGLLGHSDADVVAHAVADACLGGAGLGDLGRHFPDSDMKWKGADSLKILQRVGELVREKGLNVLRVDVTVIAQKPKLAPFISKMEKNLSAALGLPEGGVTVKATTTEGMGFEGRQEGVSAHAVALLS is encoded by the coding sequence ATGGCGGACAGCAATTTCAGGACTCCGGGGCTTTCCATCGGCCACGGCTACGACGCCCACCGCCTCGTCGAGGGACGCCCCCTGATCCTCGGCGGGGTGACCTTCGAGCATCCTCTCGGGCTGCTCGGCCACTCCGACGCCGACGTAGTCGCCCACGCGGTCGCCGACGCCTGCCTCGGCGGTGCGGGGCTGGGCGACCTCGGGCGGCATTTCCCCGATTCCGACATGAAGTGGAAGGGGGCCGACAGCCTGAAGATTCTTCAAAGGGTGGGGGAGTTGGTCAGGGAAAAGGGACTCAACGTCCTTCGCGTAGACGTAACCGTCATAGCGCAAAAGCCCAAGCTCGCTCCGTTCATCTCGAAGATGGAAAAGAACCTCTCGGCCGCGCTCGGTCTCCCGGAAGGCGGAGTCACCGTAAAGGCTACGACGACGGAGGGGATGGGGTTTGAAGGTAGGCAGGAAGGGGTCAGCGCCCATGCGGTGGCTTTGCTCTCTTGA
- a CDS encoding CarD family transcriptional regulator translates to MINFDVGDKAVYPAHGVGEILAVESREVMGRKMMVYVMRILDRNMTITIPVSKSIEVGLRPVMNIDEVDEVFLVLKQRRKVIEGQTWNRRFREYSDKIRTGSALEIAQVLRDLYILRSGKALSYGEKRMLTTAIELLSQEIAVARGQAASAAQEQILSAFGDVGG, encoded by the coding sequence ATGATCAACTTTGACGTGGGGGATAAGGCTGTGTACCCCGCGCACGGCGTAGGGGAGATACTGGCGGTCGAAAGCCGCGAGGTTATGGGACGCAAGATGATGGTCTACGTAATGCGCATACTGGACCGCAACATGACCATCACCATTCCCGTCTCCAAGTCCATTGAAGTAGGTCTTCGCCCGGTAATGAACATCGACGAGGTGGACGAAGTCTTTCTTGTGCTGAAGCAGCGAAGAAAAGTTATCGAGGGCCAGACCTGGAACAGGCGTTTTCGGGAGTATTCCGACAAGATACGCACCGGGTCGGCGCTTGAAATCGCGCAGGTTTTGAGGGATTTATATATTTTGCGCTCCGGCAAGGCTTTGTCCTACGGCGAAAAGCGGATGCTTACCACCGCCATCGAGCTGCTCTCTCAGGAGATAGCGGTTGCGAGGGGGCAGGCGGCCAGCGCGGCTCAGGAACAGATACTTTCAGCTTTTGGAGATGTTGGGGGATGA
- a CDS encoding DUF362 domain-containing protein gives MTPTDVYFSSMRTTPRKNLLQKIDDLLARAGLPERVRPGDLTAVKIHFGEEGNTSFIRPIFARRVVEAIKALGAKPFLTDTNTLYAGKRSEAVDHLTLAVSHGFDYAVVGAPLIIADGLRGQSFVEREIDGKHYKKTAIASEFANADSAVVLSHFKGHELSGIGGAIKNLGMGTAARHGKLSMHSKIAPKIKAKGCVGCSVCRKFCAHGAIAIANGKALINPEKCAGCGQCIIVCPSKTIQIQWTEGPSSMQEKMAEYAKGALAGKEDKAVFLNFLTQISPACDCMPNADSPLVADIGILSSTDPVAIDQASADLVNSRQGLVNSALKSGHAPGEDKFLGVHPNADWSIQLAHAEKMGAGQRAYNLVEID, from the coding sequence ATGACACCCACGGATGTATATTTTTCCAGCATGCGGACCACGCCGAGGAAAAACCTCCTGCAAAAGATAGACGATCTTCTCGCCAGGGCCGGACTTCCGGAGCGAGTCCGCCCCGGCGACCTCACCGCCGTCAAGATCCATTTCGGCGAGGAGGGCAACACCTCCTTCATCCGCCCCATCTTCGCGAGAAGGGTGGTCGAGGCGATAAAGGCTCTCGGCGCGAAGCCCTTTTTGACCGACACCAACACCCTCTACGCGGGCAAAAGGTCGGAAGCCGTAGACCATCTGACCCTCGCGGTCTCCCACGGCTTCGATTACGCGGTGGTTGGAGCCCCGCTCATAATCGCCGACGGGCTTCGCGGCCAAAGTTTCGTGGAGCGCGAGATAGACGGCAAGCACTACAAAAAGACCGCCATAGCCTCCGAGTTCGCGAACGCCGACTCTGCGGTCGTCCTCTCCCATTTCAAGGGCCACGAACTTTCCGGCATCGGCGGCGCGATTAAAAATCTGGGCATGGGCACCGCCGCCCGCCACGGAAAACTCTCCATGCACTCGAAGATCGCGCCGAAGATAAAGGCCAAGGGGTGCGTCGGCTGCTCGGTATGCCGGAAATTCTGCGCCCACGGAGCCATCGCAATCGCTAACGGCAAGGCTCTCATAAACCCCGAGAAGTGCGCCGGGTGCGGCCAGTGCATCATCGTCTGTCCGTCCAAAACCATTCAGATACAGTGGACGGAAGGCCCCTCCTCGATGCAGGAGAAGATGGCGGAGTACGCAAAGGGCGCTCTCGCCGGAAAAGAAGACAAAGCCGTCTTCCTCAACTTCCTCACCCAGATAAGCCCCGCCTGCGACTGCATGCCCAACGCCGATTCACCGCTGGTGGCGGATATCGGAATACTCTCTTCAACCGACCCTGTCGCCATCGATCAGGCCTCGGCGGATCTCGTCAACAGCCGTCAGGGCCTTGTTAACAGCGCCCTCAAGTCCGGCCACGCCCCCGGAGAAGACAAATTCCTCGGCGTCCATCCCAACGCCGACTGGTCTATACAGCTCGCTCACGCCGAAAAGATGGGAGCCGGACAGCGGGCCTACAATCTGGTGGAGATCGACTGA
- a CDS encoding TRAM domain-containing protein → MLGDDRLNVILYRFFLVLFLILAGYFAGPNIFTFSGDPAGVGAVLGTLLGFVVLLVERAVNRTPPHIMLGGGLGALSGIGVALAFAYMVDLRAYPALLTLAIVVFLGHLGFVIGMRSVRSFKLATAKTGMAAASNPKILDTSAIIDGRIVEMVELGFVGGPLVVPQFVLQELQGIADSTDPLRRARGRRGLGVLEKLNTMEGVEVNVVDEDFLRIKEVDQKIVALAKLKGATIVTTDFNLAKVAELHGIRVMNVNELSQALRPVVLPGEPLRVTIQKEGKEPGQGVGYLEDGTMVVVEEGYARMGESIRAVVTSVLQTSAGRMIFTKAPEDSEEVVDVKERRKVWRRSS, encoded by the coding sequence ATGTTGGGGGATGACCGTTTGAATGTAATTCTCTACCGCTTTTTTCTTGTTCTCTTTTTGATTCTGGCAGGCTACTTCGCCGGGCCGAACATCTTCACTTTCTCGGGAGACCCCGCCGGGGTGGGCGCGGTGCTGGGAACCCTGCTGGGTTTCGTGGTGCTTCTTGTCGAGCGCGCGGTTAACCGGACGCCCCCCCACATAATGCTGGGCGGCGGTCTCGGGGCACTCTCCGGCATCGGCGTGGCGCTGGCCTTCGCCTACATGGTGGACCTGAGGGCTTACCCCGCGCTTCTCACCCTCGCCATCGTTGTCTTTCTCGGCCACCTCGGCTTCGTTATCGGGATGAGGTCGGTCAGATCCTTCAAGCTGGCCACCGCCAAGACCGGCATGGCCGCGGCTTCCAACCCCAAGATTCTCGACACCTCCGCCATCATAGACGGCCGCATCGTCGAGATGGTGGAGCTCGGCTTCGTCGGCGGCCCCCTGGTGGTGCCCCAGTTCGTGCTGCAGGAGCTTCAGGGCATCGCCGATTCCACCGACCCTCTCCGCAGGGCGAGGGGAAGAAGGGGCCTCGGGGTCCTCGAAAAGCTGAATACTATGGAAGGCGTTGAGGTCAACGTCGTGGACGAAGACTTCCTCCGCATAAAAGAGGTCGATCAGAAGATCGTCGCGCTCGCCAAGCTCAAAGGGGCCACCATCGTCACCACCGATTTCAACCTCGCCAAGGTCGCGGAGCTTCACGGCATCAGGGTGATGAACGTGAACGAACTCTCTCAGGCCCTGCGCCCCGTCGTACTTCCCGGCGAGCCGCTGCGAGTCACGATACAGAAAGAGGGCAAGGAGCCGGGGCAGGGCGTGGGCTACCTCGAAGACGGGACGATGGTCGTCGTCGAGGAGGGGTATGCGCGCATGGGTGAATCTATCCGCGCCGTGGTCACCTCCGTTCTCCAGACCAGCGCGGGTAGGATGATCTTCACCAAGGCCCCCGAGGATTCCGAAGAGGTGGTGGACGTCAAGGAAAGGCGAAAGGTTTGGCGCAGGTCCAGCTAG
- a CDS encoding FliA/WhiG family RNA polymerase sigma factor: MAVPCAPVKPHASSVIDGRNAIASSNSLDRRDELIREYSPLVKFIAERLCLRLPACIEVEDIINTGVLGLIDAIDKFVPDRGVKFHTYAEFRIRGAMLDYLRQQDWAPRSMRRKEKELAKVVRELEQKLGRTATHDEIAKEMGITIQELGDLLAKARGLSLLSLNRPKSEESEEEEAELGAFIPDSPERGPLNVLEKEEVRILLAEHIHSLPDKERQVISLYYYKDKTMKEVGIELGITESRVSQLHTSAVLRLKGRIGPKI, encoded by the coding sequence ATTGCCGTACCTTGCGCGCCAGTAAAACCTCATGCCTCGTCAGTAATCGACGGGAGGAACGCCATAGCGTCGTCCAACTCATTGGACCGTAGGGACGAACTGATCAGGGAGTATTCCCCACTGGTCAAATTCATAGCCGAAAGGCTGTGTCTGCGCCTGCCGGCATGCATCGAGGTCGAAGATATCATCAACACCGGCGTCCTCGGCCTTATCGACGCGATAGACAAGTTCGTCCCCGACAGGGGCGTCAAGTTCCACACCTACGCCGAGTTCCGCATACGCGGGGCTATGCTCGATTACCTCCGGCAGCAGGACTGGGCTCCGCGCTCGATGCGGCGCAAGGAAAAGGAACTCGCCAAGGTCGTCCGGGAACTCGAACAGAAACTCGGAAGAACAGCCACCCACGACGAAATCGCCAAAGAGATGGGTATAACCATCCAGGAACTCGGCGACCTCCTCGCGAAGGCCCGCGGCCTCTCCCTTCTCTCGCTCAACAGGCCAAAATCCGAGGAAAGCGAGGAGGAGGAAGCCGAACTCGGTGCCTTCATCCCCGATTCCCCCGAGAGGGGGCCGCTGAACGTGCTGGAAAAAGAAGAGGTCAGAATACTTCTCGCCGAACACATCCACTCTCTCCCCGACAAGGAACGGCAGGTCATTTCGCTCTATTATTACAAAGACAAGACGATGAAAGAGGTGGGAATAGAGCTCGGAATCACCGAATCGAGGGTGAGCCAGCTTCATACTTCCGCCGTGCTCAGGCTCAAGGGAAGAATCGGGCCGAAGATATAA
- a CDS encoding DUF4433 domain-containing protein, producing MTGVVPNPTFIFRITHLDNLAGILQLGGLFAPNNQPPNAPVYHPIHHASIQNQRAATPVVCGPMGNVHDYVPFYFAPRSPMLCSLQRGNVEGYNGGPAPIIYLVTTIQNVVGAGLRYVFTDGHGIMQFTSYYDDLVHLNEIDWPLMEARYWADTQEDNDRSRRRQAEFLIHASCPWSVILCIGVYNQPTKTRVESLLQASGIGHVPPVEVRPNWYY from the coding sequence ATGACAGGGGTGGTTCCAAACCCAACTTTTATTTTTCGGATTACGCATCTAGATAATCTGGCAGGTATCCTCCAGCTAGGTGGTCTCTTCGCGCCCAACAACCAGCCCCCCAATGCCCCGGTTTATCATCCGATACACCATGCGAGTATTCAGAACCAACGTGCAGCAACTCCCGTCGTTTGCGGACCGATGGGTAACGTACATGACTACGTTCCCTTCTACTTTGCCCCGCGATCTCCGATGCTGTGCTCTCTTCAACGCGGAAATGTGGAAGGCTACAATGGAGGGCCTGCTCCTATTATTTATCTTGTGACAACCATCCAAAATGTTGTCGGTGCGGGCCTTCGTTACGTCTTTACGGATGGACATGGCATCATGCAGTTTACAAGCTATTACGACGATTTGGTTCATCTTAATGAAATTGACTGGCCACTGATGGAAGCTAGATATTGGGCTGATACGCAGGAAGATAATGATCGATCACGCAGGCGACAGGCTGAATTTTTGATTCACGCTTCATGCCCTTGGAGTGTTATTTTATGTATAGGTGTATATAACCAGCCTACAAAGACGCGAGTCGAAAGCCTGCTACAGGCATCCGGCATAGGTCATGTCCCACCGGTAGAGGTGAGACCTAATTGGTACTATTAA
- a CDS encoding long-chain fatty acid--CoA ligase, which translates to MTLPKLFRDRASMWSDKTCVKVKREGKYRDASWKTFYEEVSATAAGLMNAGLSPGDRVAILSHTRYEWSMSDAAILSAGGITVPLYPSLTKPEIVSLLRRSGSRYLFTSDAELAKLVAGLIDEVEFVEKVIVFEEGALEGISSKKFVSLKSFSSGKVDRARLDARIDAAKEEDVFTIIFTSGTTGEPKGVMLTHRNMISNVEAALSIFDIGPGDLHLSHLPLAHVLERLGCYVMFYSGAAVAYAEHINKVADNMAEVAPTISVSVPRIFEKIYAGIQAKALEAPFLTRQLAFRAIKVAQKVGQRRDSDQKIPAHLSWQFAIADKLIYSKIRQKFGGRIRIFVSGGAPLAPELALFFNAIGIPVFEGYGLTETSPIISANVPGNQHAGSVGNIVPGVQCRIAPDGEITVKGPNVFKGYYQDEAATKAAFDEDGWFLTGDIGRFDQYGCLRITDRKKDLIVTAGGKKVAPQKIENILKLDKFIEEVMLYGESKKFMTALVVPDFAWLEKYAAYKKIPWTSRTDLVADPKIIDLITRRIERAQAGTHLASYESIKKFVLLDHSFSQHEGEVTPTLKIRRKNITERYKPLLEKLYEEG; encoded by the coding sequence ATGACTCTTCCCAAACTTTTCAGGGACCGCGCCTCGATGTGGAGCGACAAGACCTGCGTAAAGGTCAAGCGGGAGGGAAAATATCGGGACGCAAGCTGGAAAACCTTCTACGAGGAGGTGTCAGCCACCGCCGCGGGGCTCATGAACGCAGGGCTAAGCCCCGGCGACCGCGTGGCGATACTCTCCCACACCCGGTACGAGTGGTCGATGAGCGACGCCGCGATACTTTCGGCGGGCGGCATAACGGTGCCCCTCTACCCCTCGCTGACAAAGCCCGAGATCGTCAGCCTGCTGAGGCGCTCGGGGTCCCGCTACCTCTTCACCTCAGACGCCGAGCTCGCGAAGCTGGTCGCCGGCCTCATCGACGAAGTAGAGTTCGTCGAGAAGGTCATAGTCTTCGAGGAGGGCGCTCTGGAGGGAATTTCCAGCAAAAAATTCGTCTCCCTTAAGTCCTTCTCCTCCGGCAAGGTTGACCGGGCCAGGCTCGACGCCAGAATCGACGCCGCGAAGGAGGAGGACGTTTTCACGATAATCTTCACCTCCGGCACCACCGGCGAGCCCAAGGGAGTCATGCTCACCCACCGGAACATGATCTCCAACGTGGAGGCGGCGCTTTCGATCTTCGACATCGGCCCCGGCGACCTGCACCTCTCCCACCTCCCCCTCGCCCACGTCCTCGAAAGGCTGGGGTGCTACGTCATGTTCTACTCCGGCGCGGCGGTCGCCTACGCCGAGCACATAAACAAGGTCGCGGACAACATGGCGGAGGTAGCGCCCACGATATCGGTCAGCGTGCCCCGCATCTTCGAGAAGATTTACGCCGGAATTCAGGCGAAGGCGCTCGAAGCGCCCTTCCTTACCCGCCAGCTGGCTTTCCGGGCGATAAAGGTCGCCCAAAAGGTGGGGCAAAGGAGGGATTCGGACCAAAAGATCCCCGCGCACCTTAGCTGGCAGTTCGCTATCGCCGACAAGCTCATCTACTCGAAGATCCGCCAGAAGTTCGGCGGCAGGATACGCATCTTCGTCTCCGGCGGAGCGCCTCTCGCCCCCGAGCTCGCCCTCTTTTTCAACGCCATCGGGATTCCGGTCTTCGAGGGGTACGGCCTCACCGAAACCTCTCCGATAATCTCCGCGAACGTCCCCGGGAACCAGCACGCGGGCTCCGTCGGGAACATCGTCCCCGGCGTGCAGTGCAGAATAGCCCCCGACGGCGAGATTACCGTAAAGGGGCCCAACGTCTTCAAGGGGTACTATCAGGACGAGGCTGCGACGAAGGCGGCCTTCGACGAAGACGGCTGGTTCCTCACCGGTGACATCGGCAGGTTCGACCAGTACGGGTGTTTGCGCATAACCGACCGCAAAAAAGACCTGATCGTAACGGCGGGAGGGAAAAAAGTCGCCCCCCAGAAGATCGAGAACATCCTCAAGCTCGACAAGTTCATCGAGGAGGTGATGCTTTACGGGGAGAGCAAGAAGTTCATGACCGCGCTGGTCGTCCCGGACTTCGCCTGGCTCGAAAAATACGCCGCCTACAAGAAAATTCCCTGGACCAGCCGCACAGATCTCGTCGCCGACCCGAAGATAATCGACCTAATCACCAGAAGGATAGAAAGGGCGCAGGCCGGGACGCACCTCGCCTCCTACGAATCGATAAAGAAATTCGTCCTTCTCGATCACAGCTTCTCGCAGCACGAAGGCGAAGTCACCCCCACCCTCAAGATCAGGCGCAAAAACATCACCGAACGCTACAAGCCGCTTCTGGAGAAGTTGTACGAGGAAGGATGA
- a CDS encoding tetratricopeptide repeat protein: MSKKEKILGKDQAVILGASCLIGGFLLGLLSYHLIAGQTSSAPQPQMQMAQQQMPPTVSPPGADLQNFSEQIKELTEITKTQPKNREAWVGLGNIYFDSKQPAEAVKAYTKALELDSNDPNVLTDRGIMYRELKDFQAALADFKKASTIDPNHAQSLYNIGITLLHDLNDPKGAVDAWDALSKRATDPELKKQMEDRVVKLKEMIAKQPPK, translated from the coding sequence ATGAGCAAAAAGGAAAAAATACTGGGGAAAGACCAGGCTGTCATACTGGGCGCTTCCTGTCTTATCGGCGGTTTCCTTCTTGGCCTTCTTTCCTATCATCTCATTGCGGGCCAAACTTCCTCCGCCCCTCAGCCCCAGATGCAGATGGCGCAACAGCAGATGCCCCCCACGGTATCCCCTCCCGGAGCCGATCTTCAGAATTTCTCGGAACAGATTAAGGAACTTACCGAGATAACGAAGACCCAGCCGAAAAACCGCGAGGCGTGGGTCGGTCTCGGCAACATCTATTTCGACAGCAAGCAGCCCGCCGAAGCGGTAAAGGCCTACACCAAGGCGCTTGAACTCGACTCAAACGACCCCAACGTCCTTACCGACCGAGGCATAATGTACCGCGAGCTAAAGGACTTTCAGGCCGCTCTGGCGGACTTCAAGAAAGCCTCCACCATAGACCCGAACCACGCCCAGAGCCTTTACAACATAGGCATTACCCTTCTTCACGACCTGAACGACCCGAAGGGCGCGGTCGATGCCTGGGACGCGCTCTCCAAGCGCGCTACGGACCCCGAGCTCAAAAAGCAGATGGAAGACAGGGTTGTAAAACTGAAAGAGATGATCGCGAAGCAGCCGCCCAAGTAA